The DNA region GGCCACGGCCCATTGCATTTTGAGACCTTCAAGATACTGCAGTAGTCCATGAAGTGAAAGGATGGGGTGAAAAGAGAGCAAAGTTTCTGCCACAAGTTACCACAAAAATAATTGGTATTAACTATTTTACAGAACTTGCTGagaaacaaccccccccccccccgacatttagtttgtttttttcgGAATATCAGGAGGGCTTACCACTTACAAAATCATATTCCCAAAGCAATAGAGCTACTTTTGGCATGAGCTTAATTTAAAAGAACACAATTCAGATCCAAGTTTCAGCGCAGCTGCTTTTGATAATGCCTTTAAAAAGTTGCTAGAATAtgtaaaacacaaaccaaacctGACAGTTTGTGTAATAAGCTTTGTCCTGATTGAATTTCAAGTTACGGTTGTGTAAAGCCAAGCTACAAACACAAATGGAAATGGAAACCTTGGATGAGTAGCAACTCTAACATGCTTGTTTGAGCATATACCTAAACAGGACCCAGTTCTGAAAGATACAACTTAGGCTACATTGCTTCTTTGGGTGGGAGGTTAAGAATAATTACAAGTTACTAAAAAGTTTGACTCATATTTCTAGTCCCCTAAATCAGAAACtattcctttattttcatctATGTCATTCTCGAGTCATACTATGTTTGAGCCTTTGCAGCCAAAATATATCTTCTATGGAGGAATCATACAAAAGACAGATACTAGTCATTATTAATCATTCTTCATTAGTAAttagtgaaaaataatgttttaaatgactAAAAAATCAATGGATTTTTTGGTAACTACCATATTAAAACATAGAGTATTTAATACAAaggattttctttactttttttcttggtatttaaATTGCAATGTGGACACCTGTCTTTTCCCATAACTAATTTTTGAACACCTGCACCAAACAATTTTTCCAAGTTGATTGTTAATGCAATTCAAACTCTAATTCTTTTCCCTGAAGAACCTCTGGAAGATAAGAAAAAGGACAGAGGTAGAATCAGCATTCCTGTAAAAGGGCAATTTCACTAACACACCTACTTTATTatccttctttaaaataaatagggAGAGTACCACACAAAATAGCTACTGTAGAGTTTGCGGTccttcctggggctgctgccttaCGGTGACGTCCAGTCTGTGCGGCCCCCACACGCTCTCCCCTCACGAGTCAGCCACATCTGATCCCATGGCAGGGCTTCACCTCGTGCACCTCATGCATCTCACCTCCAATGCTTCACCTTCCTGAGAAAGGTCAGAATTGGCCTGAATCCTCCTGGCCTGCTGTCATGATGCTGCTGTTAAGGGCAGACGAAAAGATTGCTTCCCAGCCTCAGTGAAAATTACATCATTACTTCTCCCTAATGGGAGATTTGATTAGAGAGGAGTAGTGGGCAAAGTCACCGTGCTCCTTGCTGGTGCAGCTGGCGTCATGGGCTATTCAGCATGGGCATGATTACAGACGTTAGCTTCAATAACAAAATTATCCAGGCCTTTTTACACGCAAGCAGCGAGGCTAACACAatgtcctgcagcagcagggaagcctgcctgccttctccaTGAAGAAATActtcctgtgttttctgaagtttccaatctttcatttcattcattgaCCTGTTCCTATCGTATTTTATAGAACTGGATGAGATAAGCACAAGTGaccatttttattataaaattagaaaaaaattactaatgctGAGCTTCACATTTCCTGTTCCAGGCTAAGCAATGATCTTAAGGGCAAAATAATTTGACCAGCAGTGTTTTTAGGACAAGATCTGTTGTCAGGttgtgtacacatatatattcACATATGTATTGATGAGCAGCGTTTTTAGAACAGGGTCTATGTAATATCCACACGTGCCCTGCactcctggcagggcaggaaggaagtaggcaggggctggggactgtGCGGAGAGTCACATTTCTGATCTGACTCACACCCTGCAGCGGGGCTCTAGTTCTTCCAACACTATTTATTGCATCGCCCTGTGCCTTCTACTCTCTGCCTCATCTGAGTCTTTAATGATGTTTCCAAAACACAAGAATATAATGTTTTTAACAGCAGCTGTATCTCCAGTGTGGTACGAAGCTGAGCAGCAATACAGCATTTGCCGAAGCAAAGCACACAAAAGGGAAGTACAATTTGCTGTTTCCTAAAGTCTAAAAGCTTCCCTCAAATCTTATGCAAGGAATCAAATCTTGATTCCTCCAGACTCAGGCCAGCTGCAGGCTACAAAACACAGACAACTGCTTGTTTCTGCCCGAGGCCCGGGGGCCGGGTTACTTGGCTCTGGCCCCCCAGAGCCAAACAGCTTTGCCCCGTGGTTTCGTTCCGGGCATGGAGacccccttttctcttcccgcAGGGAGCAAGCTGCAGTGGAGCACGGCCATCTCCACGATGGTGTTCGCATGGCTGTTTGCCGCCTTTTGGTCTGTGATGCccttgctggggtggggggaatacGACTACGAACCCCTCCGAACCTGCTGCACCCTGGACTACAGCAAAGGGGAcaggtgagggctggggccaGCTCCCACGGGGGGCGGGTGGAGGCTGCCCACCCTGGGGTGGCCTCGGCAGCACACCAAAACCCACAGCAGCACACCAAAACCCACAGCTGTCCCCCATCGTTGTTGCTGGGGCGGAtctcccttcccagcagctggggcaagGCAGGCGTGACCTGTGGCTGCCTTGGCTCACACGGCAGCGTGTAGGAACAGCTAAAGTCATCTTCCCCCGTGGGAGAGGCTGACGCTCAGGTTTCTGCTACTCCCGTACTCCTTGGTCATCTATATGCTGCATCTGTTCTGGGTTTAGGACTTGAAACTCTTtaagactggttttgtttttatgcagTCCAGCACTGATGTCTGAGTAGGGGTGCTTGGGTTTAGAAACCAAACACTTGTTGCGATTTTCTGCAATACAATCCATCCTGTGCACAACATCAGGGCACAACGTCACCAGCCTCCAGCAAATGCTGCCCCTAAAGCATGTTGACAAAACTCATTttggcaattttaaaaatataagttaATGGATATTTACAGCAAGTTTACAAAGATGCCCTAGAGAGGAATtaaccacctcttttttttccctccccaccctttcCAGAAACTATATCACATTCCTTTTTGCTCTGTCCATTTTCAATTTCATGATCCCGGGCTTCATCATGCTGACGGCCTATCAGTCCATACACCAGAAGTTCAAGAAAAGTGGGCACTATAAGGTAAGAAAGCTCCCTCAGCTCCTGCAACTGCCTTGCCAAAATAAGGCTGCCTCCAATAGCCAATTTCTTTCACAGAGGCTTTGGCTCAGCTCCTTCTGTGCTAACTCCCCAGTGTTACTTGAGTAGGAGGGTAGCACAACACAGGATGGGGCCACCCCGAAAGTTCGTGGAAACCACATCCTTAGAGATGTCAAGATTTGACCAGCCAGCCACATCTGCCCCGACCTAGTGCTGTAAAGAGTTCCCCATCAAAGCAGGGGTCGGACTAGTGACCCTGAGGATTCCCCTCCGCCAACACTGGTCCAACCCTAgtcacaaaacaaacacacagcatGCAGAATATTTGCTAATAGCATATCAATATTTATCCAAAGAAACTTTGCTCAGGAAGGATCATTATTTCCTGCTTTGCTACAGGCTCTTAGCTTATCGCTGAGGAAGCCAGCCAGAACTGCAGCACTGCAAGGAAACTCGCAGGCACCCCGTGGGGGGAGAAGAGCTTTCCTAAACACGCCGTGTTTACACTTGGCTGAGGAAATTCAGAAATCTTTATGAGCTGGAAACAAAGGAATTGCTCTGGCATGGCAGGTTTATGGGAATGTAATGTGGTGATTATATGAGTTGTTTCCTTAGGTGCAGGCTATACAGTCTGGGGCACTACGCGTGGCTGGCGGGCACAGCCCGACCCCTGCACTCAGTAAAGACAGTCAGTTCTCAAGGGGGATGTTACGCTGGCAAAGAGACAGTCAGGCAGACTGGTTTGTAGCTGTCTGGAATATATACATGTGCCCTCTACATATTTCTTGAACAAATCTCAGTGTTCATTATTATAAGtctattaccttttttttcagcGAGTTTATGCAATAGCACGTGATTTCTTTCTTACGATATTCTGTAGCTGTGCAGACTAGTTACGATGCAGAAAATTTAAGGATTAAATTATCACTTCcctatttattaatatttataagaTACTTGGGAACAGCTAGCCGTGAACACCATGGATAAGGCCCTCGCATGAAGGACACAGGAATCCTACTACCACGACACAGATGCCACTGCATCCCCCTGTTGCACTGCCGTAGCGGTGGCTTCACACAGTTTATTCGTCTGCAAGACCCTCCGAGAAGTCAGCAAAATATCGTGCCCTTTTACCCGTTTTTAAATGTACACATTGCCCTCCCCCCTCAGCAGCAAGTACTGGTCCTGGTTTCTACGTCTAGCGCACACGCTGATTTAACTGATCTACCATAAGGTGCTTTGCCACCTCTGCCCAGGAGCAAGTGCCActccccacccagcccctcgGAAGAGGGCTTTGGGGCTTGCTGCACAGGCAGCCCTCCACACAGAGGCAGCGGTGCTCGCACACCTCCGACAtccacagcaaagcagcagtgatACAGCATATCCTGCTGGCtggtcctctcctgctgctgaacACAAACCACAGCCTCACAGGGTCTGTCCCACCCGCTTGTTGCAGTGTGCGGTTGTGAAACACAAAGGAATTTATTgctcttgtttttcagtttaatacTGGTTTACCATTGAAGACGCTGGTCATTTGCTGGGGTCCCTATTGCCTTTTATGCTTCTACGCAGCAGTTGAAAATGTGATGTTCATATCACCAAAATACCGCATGGTACGTCTATGCCACCTGAGGGAATTCAAACAACACCGTTCTCCTtactctcctctctctgttccTATGGAACAACGCCAATTTACTCACAATTGGTTTTACTTGTTATAACATATATAACAAGTAGATCATTTCCTCCAAGCATTCTGTTAATCTACCACTTTTAAGGCAAAACACTTAAGCACGTTGATATAACAGGCATTATATTACTGCTTTGATCAAGCAACAATTTAGgaagtcagggtttttttcttcagcagtcaGGTAGAGGTCTGTAGCCTGCACTGCTTCGTGGTTTGTAGGAGCTTTTTGTGTCCTCCCCAGAATCAAGTACCAGCTCAAAATGTTTGATTTTGAAGAGACTGTCTCACGCATTTTTCTAATACTTCTCTCTCCTCAGGGAACCTGCAATTGATCACTCTTAAGGTTATGctgcctccttttttcccttttttctatgAGTCTTGGCTCTGAGACTGCCTCTGGGACTCAGTAATATCACATCACACCTTTCAACTTTCATTCAGTCCCCAAAAATCAGCCCACTTTCAGGTCACCAAATGCATTACTGTTCCTAGGTATTCAGTATCCCACATAAAATGTGTTAGCAGTATCAGCCCACTTATCCATCAAAAGGTGTCCGTGGCACATCCTTCACTCCTCCTAAGTGTTTGCATTCACTCTCAACTGAAATATCCCAGTTTCAGGCAATGCTGATCTAAATTCTTTCTCCTGGAGACTATAATTTCCTGAGCAAGGGCCTCCAAGGGACCAAAGTGCTTTTACCTCTCATCTCCCCAGGGGGTAACAAGCTACTGCCATTGGAGACAGGCATTTGTTTGGTAAAGGGAAACTGAGCCTAGGCTGAAATCAGCCCATTGGCTCCTCGGTGCATTTTCCTGTTAATAAATATTGTGTCTCATGACAGATTCCTGCCGTTATTGCCAAGACTGTGCCAACGGTGGATGCCTTTGTATATGCCCTGGGGAATGAAAACTACAGAGGAGGAATATGGCAGTTCCTCACAGGACAGAAGATTGAGAAAGCAGAGGTCGATAACAAAACTAAATAACCCATTACAGCATTAAGCTAAATTAATGCAGGTACATCACAAAGCAAAACAGTAGAGGAAACTGTGTGCATTCTCTGACATGTATGTGCAAAGGTGGTTCCATATTGGAAAGGCCGTGCATTGGCTACAAGCAATGAAGTACTGAAAGAAAGCCCTCCAGATAACCGTCCAAACCATCACGAGCTGCTTGTCAAACAAGCTGCCTTAAACCTACGTTGATTGTCATCAGTCTCATTATATATGTCACTGCAAATAAACTATGtgctggaaagcattttttttccctcatacgCTAACATAAAAGCTCAGCAAATTAACTGAAGCAGGGTATTTGTTTATCCAGTGAGGCCTCCTCAAATCAGTCTGTGCAGTTTGTCCATATGGTAATGTCTGGATTACTAAAAGATTAAAGGAGTATCCAGTATTACACCACATGTCTGTATAAATAGCTTGTTCATCTGAACAACACATTTTCAATGCACCCAAAATGGGAGTTCCCAAATTTCCATGATGAATCTGCCATCCTAATTCCATATAAACATTTTAGTGGGCATTTTACCCCAATAAGGAATATTAGCTTGGCTCCTATTCAAATGAATTAGTGTGTGACATTCAGCTTTGAGACACTCTAAACTGCATCAgattttgcagctgctgcttaCCAGGACAATCAACAAGCTCACAGTCCATCATAAAAACATTCATCTTTTTATCGAACACTGAGCAAAAACTAAAGGGAGGTATGGGTCAGATTCTGTTCTAAAAATGTcataagaataaaaattaacttcACATCTGCCATTAAATTCCCCTATGTTCTACGTGAGTGAGAACAATCACTGAACTGGTTGTGACTAAAGAGTCTGAGCAGTTAAAAAGCCACTTATTTTATAATTAACagaattcatatatatattttaaactattagaaatgtccattttaaacatttgtatttgCTCATGTTGCTCATGTTGCCTACTGAATGAAAAACTGTCAGTTGATGTTGCCTGTTACTACAAGATATGTCACAGAATGAcccatttgcaaaaaaatatgtGCGTGACACAGAATATGAGAGATTGTGCGTACAAAAAGCCAAACCTAATTGATTCTTACAGGGATCATATGGTTCATTTCCAAGCATTGACAGTGAAAGAGCTTTTGAAGCTAACCAAAGAAAAAGCTGATCTGTCCTATGATGCTTTCCAACATATTAGAAGGGAAAACGGTTGTGTATGGCTTACAAAAGAGTAGATGGTGCAATCCTGGAAGCTAAACAATCAGTGGGTAGAAGGGACGTTCCCCTCATGGCTAGAGGTAGGAAATAAATGTCATTTGATTGCAAGTTAACCAGCAAGATCCCATTCGGAGGTGTGCTTTGGGACTTGTGAGGCTCAATCTAGTCACAAACTACCTGACAGAGCAGTGAATAACGCCATgacaaaattattcagaataatCACATCTAAAGTTGACAGCTAAGACTTACATCTTAGGTACACATAATATTAAGTCAGCAGATGACAAAATGTTTGCACTGATAAGTGCAAAATAATGTGTATGGGCACAAGGTTACCTTTAAGTATGTATCTACAGTGACAGGCTCTGAATCTGtaattctctctttctcaggAAAGAGACCTGGGCAGGTATTGAAATAATCAGTTCACCTGTCAGCAGGGTCATACTGACAAATCCCAGCAGAACGctaaaaaacactaaaaaaggaATAGGAAACAAAAGAGGACACATGGTCACACCACTTGAAAGCCACTGTGCTCAGATTTACTGAATAGGGTGCATAGTTTGGGTCATTCCAACTCACAGAGGATATAGATAAGCTAGAAAAGGGCCACGGGGATGATCAAACACAAGGAGAAGCTTGAACACGGCAGGGATGAAAAGAAGGAGAGTGCTGGCTCAGAAGAGGTAGCTGGCGAGGAGACCAGAGACAGCCTTATTGAACCAGGGGTTCAGGGGAGGTAAAGATGGAATGATGGTTTGCTGCTTCCAACAGCACAAGAACGATGGGACACACAGTAAAATTAAATTGAGCTGTGTATTTTCTGAAGTTCGTGGTTTGAGGAGTGTTCTTCGTGTTTGCCTACTGAAACACATTACGGCTTACATAACAATACTGTAATAACGTAATAAATAACAGCTTAAGACATTTGGTTAGGATCCGAGTCCCCTTTGGCTTAAAGGGAACGTACCTCAGTTAGGAACTTGCCTCAGGCTTTGGCTCTTAGTgcattttcagtttgattttttactttctcttacTGTAAGCCTTTTATCgcaggagcagagagcagcagagctgtttcttCATTCTGTTGGACAGCTACAAATTTTAGTGTGTCTCTGTTTAGGTTTGtgtattctttttcatatttgattACTGAAAGCTAGTGATGGGTAAAGCTGAGTATTATTACTTAGTGAGCATAAAGTTGCTTAGTGGTATTCAGACCTCGAGAGGAATAGGGCCTCTGTCCTGAGCAGCAACCAAAGCTGTCCTCTACAGCCacactgaagaaatgcaaaggatCAAAGTCACTGAAATCTTTCAGACCTACGGATGGTGCAAAACTTACAGACGTGCTTTGAAGAACAGGGGACATGTTCATACAGCCCAGTGTAGTTCTGTAAATGGAGACCACAGTGGAGGCAGTACCGTGCATTACCGTGACATGAGAACAGGCTGTCCCACCCAAGAGGGGCCTCCTATAGCTCTCTGGAGCGAGACCTCACTTCAGATGGTTCCCTGTGCCGCAGCGTATTGCACTGAGTAGCTTTGTGCTCCGGTTGCTCCCACCTGGTTTCACTCTGCACCTCCAAACCTAAGGATGTACATAAAACCTGAATCATTTCTCCTGTCATTCACCTCCACCCTAAATACCTTAAACGAATGGTTCTCAACCAATCAGGCCCATAGCTGTCCCAGCCTAGGGGTTCCTTCATACAAGAAGATACAAAGGCTCTTGACGGAGTGAAGAGAGGCAAATGAAGCATTTGAACAAACTGAGTGGACTTAAACACCTCCTCAGTTCTGGTTCATCATGCTTCGGCTGCTGACTGCCTACCAAAGAGTGGAGGAAATGAGGTTGCTCGTGGCTCATTT from Mycteria americana isolate JAX WOST 10 ecotype Jacksonville Zoo and Gardens chromosome 6, USCA_MyAme_1.0, whole genome shotgun sequence includes:
- the RGR gene encoding RPE-retinal G protein-coupled receptor — its product is MVTAYPLPEGFTELEVFAIGTALLVEALLGFCLNGLTIISFRKIKELRTPSNLLVLSIALADCGICINAFIAAFSSFLRYWPYGSDGCQIHGFQGFLTALASISSSAAVAWDRYHHYCTRSKLQWSTAISTMVFAWLFAAFWSVMPLLGWGEYDYEPLRTCCTLDYSKGDRNYITFLFALSIFNFMIPGFIMLTAYQSIHQKFKKSGHYKFNTGLPLKTLVICWGPYCLLCFYAAVENVMFISPKYRMIPAVIAKTVPTVDAFVYALGNENYRGGIWQFLTGQKIEKAEVDNKTK